In the genome of Methanopyrus kandleri AV19, one region contains:
- the mtrC gene encoding tetrahydromethanopterin S-methyltransferase subunit MtrC, protein MILRTLLISAVAPGGEEEEVEVAVAISPLKLMTAGLICGILGTAFAWVHPLIPALAVIPVVVWGADAVRRVAGYGLGTGVPSIGFMGLGGGSVAAILAAALSGNTVPAWAAAIIGTVIGAVVGALLGVLDRRVIKMKIPVMERCSTEIVASGTLALICLMAAVAGDFTWSAVYSKVIATGLIAVLWAICAISLLHPFNACLGPSETQERTLWLGAECGSLCTVVAGLATANPVVLLAGAAAWLITFWKFWELTKRDAADVVWTGIVPKGE, encoded by the coding sequence TTGATCCTGCGTACACTCCTGATCTCCGCCGTAGCACCGGGTGGCGAGGAGGAAGAGGTAGAGGTCGCCGTAGCGATCTCGCCCTTGAAACTGATGACGGCCGGCCTGATCTGCGGAATACTCGGTACCGCTTTCGCCTGGGTTCACCCGTTGATCCCGGCGTTGGCAGTGATTCCGGTAGTGGTCTGGGGTGCCGACGCGGTTAGGAGGGTCGCGGGCTACGGACTGGGTACCGGAGTGCCTTCCATCGGTTTCATGGGACTCGGTGGCGGATCCGTCGCCGCGATCCTGGCGGCGGCGCTGTCCGGTAACACCGTGCCCGCATGGGCGGCGGCCATCATCGGAACAGTCATCGGCGCCGTCGTCGGGGCGCTGCTCGGCGTCCTGGACCGCCGCGTGATCAAGATGAAGATCCCGGTGATGGAGCGCTGCAGCACCGAGATCGTGGCGTCCGGAACGCTGGCGCTGATCTGTCTCATGGCAGCCGTCGCCGGCGACTTCACGTGGTCCGCGGTGTACTCCAAGGTGATCGCGACGGGTCTCATCGCCGTCCTCTGGGCGATCTGCGCGATCTCGCTGCTGCACCCGTTCAACGCGTGCCTCGGACCCAGTGAGACGCAGGAGCGGACGCTGTGGCTGGGCGCGGAGTGCGGCTCGCTCTGCACGGTCGTGGCGGGACTAGCGACGGCCAACCCGGTGGTACTACTGGCCGGTGCGGCCGCTTGGCTGATCACCTTCTGGAAGTTCTGGGAGCTGACGAAGCGCGACGCCGCGGACGTAGTGTGGACTGGAATCGTGCCCAAGGGTGAGTAA
- the mtrD gene encoding tetrahydromethanopterin S-methyltransferase subunit D, with the protein MDKLIAVLVLITLGSIMVNVGVHYVPVGGAPAAMATATGVGTGTTQLAAGSGLTGLITAAAMSQKPFLVILWNGALGAATMMAITMLVGNFIYVYGVGCPPCSAKVDKDPITGWDQEAYVTPGTEGHGIPTVSFVSGILGGLLGGSGGAMVYYALYKVLGMSAALAGILAMGFFYANAVLASYNIGGTIEGYHDPKFTRLPKAVVCSLVFGIVASVIAYYLSTLM; encoded by the coding sequence GTGGACAAGCTGATCGCGGTGCTGGTACTGATCACGCTCGGTAGTATCATGGTGAACGTCGGTGTACACTACGTGCCGGTGGGAGGCGCTCCGGCCGCGATGGCGACGGCGACGGGAGTGGGTACAGGTACCACCCAGCTGGCGGCGGGATCCGGACTGACCGGACTTATCACGGCGGCGGCCATGAGCCAGAAGCCGTTCCTCGTGATCCTGTGGAACGGTGCCCTCGGAGCCGCTACAATGATGGCCATCACCATGCTGGTGGGTAACTTCATCTACGTCTACGGTGTCGGTTGTCCACCGTGCTCCGCTAAGGTCGACAAGGACCCGATCACCGGCTGGGACCAGGAGGCGTACGTCACGCCCGGTACGGAGGGTCACGGAATCCCGACGGTCAGCTTCGTGAGCGGGATCCTCGGAGGACTGCTCGGAGGTTCCGGCGGTGCGATGGTGTACTACGCGCTCTACAAGGTGCTCGGAATGAGCGCGGCGCTGGCCGGGATACTGGCCATGGGCTTCTTCTACGCGAACGCGGTGCTGGCGTCGTACAACATCGGAGGTACGATCGAGGGTTACCACGATCCGAAGTTCACGAGGCTACCGAAGGCGGTAGTATGCTCCCTAGTATTCGGTATAGTAGCGTCCGTGATCGCGTATTACCTCTCGACCCTCATGTAA